The Nomia melanderi isolate GNS246 chromosome 4, iyNomMela1, whole genome shotgun sequence genome segment CAGTATAGATGAAGAAAATGTTTATCATTttgaaagattttattttaaattaatttgaaaaaccaCAGAACTCTCCTTCCCCTGCGATATTAGTGGCCACCTGTAAATATgtgtatttatgaaatataattatggCCCTCCTATGTTAACGcagaatttatttgttaattagggataaataaaaacaaatctaATGAACTGTGTCAAACTGtttatagtaaataatatacatacatacatggatgtgtatatcatatttaataaattgtaacttaaaaattcagtgttcattttattgtttaatttatgtaagataatataaatacataatgttaatatatttcgcaataataattgaaaactatttttaatgCGGATAGTTCTGCGACGATCGAAGTGCCATCTGGTAAAACTGTGTGTTTGTCAATATCGTGTATGAAATCGTTGTGTACAAAGTCGTGTATTCAATACAAAAATGCCAATTTTAGACAAACGTAAAGGAGATGATATTCTAGCACTCGTTCCTGCTTCAAAGAGAACGAAAAATGAGGTTGTTTTCAGTAGTAGAGAAAAGGCGGTCGTACAAAATGTAAGCTTAACCTTAATTCACAGTATTTGTTTAGTcgtttatataacaattttgtgGATTTTTTGCAGGGACCACCTAGAACATCTTCTTTGCTTGCTCCAATTATGCTCTTGGAAGGACATCAGGGAGATATATTTTCCCTTGAATTTCATCCTGAAGGACAATATCTTGCCTCAACTGGATTTGATCGACAAATTTGTAGGTTACTTATAAGTTTTGCTTCAGTGTTAAATTGATTGACAAAGTATTGAtacatattaaacaataaatttacaGTTATTTGGAATGTTTATGGAGAATGTGAAAACATCTCTGTAATGAGTGGACATAGTGGAGTAGTCATGGAATTACATTTTAGTCCTGACGGCAGTCATTTATACACTGCTAGTACAGATATGACACTAGGATTATGGGACATAGTTGCTGGAACTCGGATTAAGAAACTTAAGGGTCATACTTCTTTTGTCAATTCTGTCTCTGGCTCAAGGAGAGGTATTACTCAACTTTGTTCTGGTAGTGATGATAGTACAATACGTGTTTGGGATCCTAGAAAAAGAGGACAGTGTTATACATTAAATAACACATATCAGGTACTtttcttcataatttttaaatctaagGTTAATTAAATGGTTGTATtacttttctttgttatttcaGGTTACTGCTGTTACATTTAATGACACAGCAGAGCAAGTAATAAGTGGTGGAATAGACAATGATATAAAAGTATGGGATCTAAGGAAAAATGCTGTTCTTTATAAACTCAAGGGACATTCCGATACTATTACTGGACTTAGTTTAAGTCCAGATGGTTCATATATACTTTCTAACGCTATGGATAATACATTAAGAATTTGGGACGTAAGACCATTTGCTCCTTATGAACGTTGTGTCAAAATTCTTTCTGGACATCAGCATAACTTTGAAAAGGTTcgctttccaattttttttttatatcattgGTAACAAATGtctttattctaataattatttaatagaatcttCTGAGGTGTGCATGGTCACCAGATGGTAGCAAAGTATCAGCTGGATCATCAGACAGATTCCATTACATTTGGGATACAACAAGTCGTAGGATATTATACAAATTGCCTGGTCATAATGGATCTGTTAATGACATTGATTTTCATCCAAAGGAACCAATtggtaatatataatactataagtgTACAGTTATATCTTCTATCTATGAACACTAATTTTGGAATATGTTCTATTTCAGTTTGTTCTGGATCTAGtgataaacaaatatatttaggAGAAATTGAGGTTTCTTAATAAAACTTTTGTACCCactcttatttttatatgtaaggacttgtgtaaaaataaaatagtttaagcACTTGTAACATATTTTCGGaggctcctttttatattttcttatacaataaataatgtgAATGCATCTCTTTTATTAACACAAACTTGAAATATCTGTAGACGTTCTATGATAGGGACTTTCTACACAAATATTTTAGATGgaaaaaatctttttattaacatatatttttatattttcactaGCTTTTGGCAGTGACTGTACATTCTATGAAACATCGTATCCAATGGTCTGAAATACCGACCGTGTAAAAATGGTGAGAATTACATTACCAGGTCTTGCTAACAGTTTTGCAGCTGTATTGTAGATGGCGCTGGCATTgcagaatattctatattatcgaTAGTAGAAAGTGAAACATTACTTATCCAATGAGTTGTGGAAAACTTTCGTGTGGGTTCAGAAGAGATCCGCAATCAATATTGTAGTGCAATTAACCCGATCCTATGTATCACTCCAAATTAATTCGAAAAACAACGTTTGCGAGTTAATAGAATTAGTTTGAATATTAATCTACTCAatataatttccttattataaACGTtacttgtttaaaatataattccatCGATAGACGATTCATAAATTCGTGACTTCgatataatttcatagagttccattttcaattttcaattttttccacTAAAATCTTCTGTGATGTTTctagtataataaatatgtagagcaagaaaaaatatgtaaaaatcttTGTTAACGTAAAGTAGCAGAAGATTAGcaagaaaattattactaaatattattaatagtgttcttaaatgattaaaaagatttaGTTTCAATgaactattttaattattcgattattatcaccagattataaaaagaaaattcaaataaagaTTTTACAATACTGTACCATTACTACGTACACAACtatttattaccattattattacaatcGTTCTTCTCATGGAATCTTATTCCCTATAACGTTAAAAGGTTGAAATATCACTTCAGTTAAATCGAATGACGTACAGAATACAAATGTTTTAAAACGTCACGCGATCCTCTTCGGTAACTTTCAAGTTGAACttggaaaattttcaaaacatcCTTTcgaattttgataataaatttaaataaataatatttcaataaacttCTCGGCAAAAAATGCTCAATTTAATATCCTTCTCTAAGTAATGAATCCGTGCTTATGGCTAATTGATGACCGTGGGTAATTCTGTCTCACCATTCGGTGAAGTTCAAAGTCCAAAAGAATATTCATAACAACTCCTGCCGTGCATAGCGCACCTCAGTACTCCGAGGTTAAACGGTAactttttgtgaaatttttattcttttctattcgccTAAGCTACTGCATTAAATGACGATTTGAGAATCAGTACCGGTATAGCGTTATGAGAGTGCGGTGGAGATAAGTCACCCTCCCCAAAAAATTAGGTATGTACCCTCGCATCTTCAAATTTTCCCAGGATTTTctcatttcattgttttataatatgttaaataatactaataataaaaattgttttatagtttgttaaccctttacggttaCGAATGCCGACATTTCGGCGTGATGAAACTGTTatatttggaataccaagtcgcaaacgaatggttgaattactcgaacagcaagaaatcagcacatactttcccttctttctattgtttaagcaactggcatataatatattttcatctgccgaaggtttcgtatacttcgaagaatcttcgtccgcaaagggttaataatacctGCAATAAAGTAGCAAATATTGTATTCTCATTTCGGCAAAGTATAGGCTAAGTGGTTTGAATCACCCATTACAGTCGCAGCAAGTCGCAGTCAACTCCGTTacagcgaaagggttaatcatgattcgagtgatttgtctgtagaaTTTGTATTCATTCATTAGAAACTGTGACACTCAAATCGTAGATCATTCTTCGAGGTCTATTTGAAGAAATGGCACGGAAGATTTCACGATGCATCAATGATTATTAAGTggattaaatatttctgaatatattctttttatatgtaaaaCGGTATCaattagaagaataaaattaattcaattagcTCTCTTATGTTCCCCAGTTGTCAATAGTGCGAAATGGTCACTTTGAAACATTAATAAGTATTCATTTCGAATCAAGACGCAGCGTCTCGTGCGAACATGTTAATCTAATTTTCCACTTGAAGCTATTCATCGCTGTAATGAGATTCTTTTCTTCAACAACTCGTACACTCGCTTAACACGCAAAGAAGTTGCAAACAAGAAAACGTGTCACGTTTTTGATTAATGAACTTTGCCGGTCAAAAATCTGGACTCGCGATTACGTATCTTATCTGTCGGCACGTATAAAATTGCGTCGACCATTGATACCTTGCTTTGCAGTCGTTCGAACATCTTTCAAATTGCAAACTTGAGTATTGATGAAGGTTTTAAtctaaaaaagaagaatttatcaATTTGCGTGACATTTCTTGATTCGATGTCGAAAAATCTCTTCTGTTTTCTGCATTTTTTCGGTTGTTTCGTAGTGGGAATACAGTAAGGAGCTTGTAACGGTTATTTATCAGACCCGTCGTTTTCATCGTACACTATCAATCGCAAATCTACGGATTACATTGGagaatttcaatagaaactGAATGTAGGAAACATCGAGTTCGCATTGATTGTGTTCAAGATTGTGTTGCATCGCTTGATAGAGTGAGCCGATGAAAAATAGGTTCGTAATCTCGAAATTTCGTTGTCAAAGAAGTTCACGTGCTCCGTATTTGAATCGTTTAAATTGCTAATTCTTCGAAATATCCCTGTAGTTTTGAATTCTTCATTGGCTGGGGtagaattaattagcaattGGAATAGAGGGTCCTTTATGGCTCCGGAATTTGCATAGAAACATTCTTGTATACATTAGAAGGAATCGATAACAGACAATCCccagtaaaatacaatatattattatcatattttcacGTAATAATCTGCAGTTCAGATGTTACGCATAAGAACAGCGGTGTAATGTGCAAAAAAACTGATTACCGTGTCGGTACATGTTAccgtgaatatttcattgaacaaaACCGTCTTCGTAACGCATCACACAATTTCagcatttaattgttaatcgttCATTATTCTCCTCGGTACAGTTTCTTCGATTATATCTATAGAATCAGCAGGAAGGTTGACCATGAAATAATAACGCGCAATCGCCATGTTTGCGCAGAAATAATCGGCCAATCGGTTCAAgtcaattaaaagtaaaaaataacggCCTCGAATAGCAACTTCATTGTTCCCCGGAGCAGTTGAAATCTCGTTGCAATTAAACGCCAGCGAtcgttcaaaatattttcattgcgaCCGGGCGGCGCACTTATccaaatgttataattattcgGTTGAAACGCTATTAATTGGCATCATTTACGTTAACGAAGTTGAAACGTTTGAATACAAGAGGTCATTGGAAAATTCTTATCGGAAGGTGGGAACCATTGTGACGGCGCTTCTCTTAATTTATGTCGAGAAGTACCACGCGTTGCGATTATCCATGTTAGCAATAAATACGGTCAAGTTCGAGTGTAACGTCAATTGGACGTAGCGGCCGCATAGAGTGGCACCCTTCGCGATGCGCCACTGAACTggttcaattattatattgtaatataattgcCGACGCGCGTGTATTATTGCTTTGCCGAAAAAGGTATAAGGctattatgtaatttatatatctattctGTGTTCATTGTCACTGTTTTGTGTACATTATTAATCGATGCCGATAAGAATAATCAAGCGTAGCAACGACACGAAATTGCGGACAAAGGTCTCCGCACCCTGATAAcgggtttattttatttatttattcctcttTTATCTGAAGGGTTTATCTTAAATCGATTTGAGTACGATCAAGAATGATATCCGACGAAAATATTCGTAATATCTTCGACGGAGCAAGGCGGTGTCATTTATATGGCTACGCTGTGTATCGATCAGTCGCCGATTTCTGGTTCCCTTTCAGAAACGTTGAAACTCTGTCCGAGAATATCAgtgaattaatcaaatttcaatctTTCTTACAGCAAATTCGCTCGAACGTATAATCATATGAAGGCGTGACAAATTACAGAAGAATTACCTTGGAAGCTTGCCTATATTGAAGTTCTgccaaaatgattttcatgatACTATTTTTCCTCATAACGGGAGTGATTCTCCAGTTCTTCTACATCCATTATAAGAAATTGGGAAGAACTATAAACAACATACCAGGACCGCTGCCTGTACCAATATTCGGGAACATGCATTTATTGCAAGTTTCTTCAAGTAAGAGCAAATTACTTCGTCACGTGTTTCTTATTAAATCCAAACGATCAGTGTATCAGCGTAAAAAGATCCATTTTATTTGCGTCTGACAAAATCCAACGAAGTGGAGATCTCTGTTTTAAAGAATTTAGATTAAGAAATCGTTATGTTTTCGTTGTTGCAGCCGAACTATGGAAAACCATCCGAAAAATGGCCGATCAGTATTATCCAATTTTTAGGCTCTGGACCTTTTCGATGCCATTCCTTAATATTCGTCATCCGAACGACATCGaagtaatcaatttttcaatgctcACTTCGCTTGAAAATAGTTAGAGTGGCGAAAACAACCTAATAATCATGAAACTTTCTTCATTCAGACGATCCTCGGGAATCCTAAATCCATTCAGAAAAGCGTGGCCTACAAGTTTCTGCACCCGTGGTTCCAGACAGGACTTCTCACCAGCTCCGGTAACGTTGGCTTGGTTTGAAAGATAATCTACAAAGAGAATTTTAGAAACCTTCGACTCGAAAGCTCTTGCCGTCGATATTTGTCGAAAAGAATTCTCCCGTGGGTTTCATCGTTAACGCATCGTTGTC includes the following:
- the LOC116435051 gene encoding U5 small nuclear ribonucleoprotein 40 kDa protein codes for the protein MPILDKRKGDDILALVPASKRTKNEVVFSSREKAVVQNGPPRTSSLLAPIMLLEGHQGDIFSLEFHPEGQYLASTGFDRQIFIWNVYGECENISVMSGHSGVVMELHFSPDGSHLYTASTDMTLGLWDIVAGTRIKKLKGHTSFVNSVSGSRRGITQLCSGSDDSTIRVWDPRKRGQCYTLNNTYQVTAVTFNDTAEQVISGGIDNDIKVWDLRKNAVLYKLKGHSDTITGLSLSPDGSYILSNAMDNTLRIWDVRPFAPYERCVKILSGHQHNFEKNLLRCAWSPDGSKVSAGSSDRFHYIWDTTSRRILYKLPGHNGSVNDIDFHPKEPIVCSGSSDKQIYLGEIEVS